A stretch of Oncorhynchus mykiss isolate Arlee chromosome 26, USDA_OmykA_1.1, whole genome shotgun sequence DNA encodes these proteins:
- the LOC110526846 gene encoding 26S proteasome non-ATPase regulatory subunit 13, translated as MKDVTGYLKTQQSISSTPEMASEWHTLEEFYNKKLWHQLTLKLTDFVKDPCFATGDGLIQLYDNFLSDFDHRINPLSLVEIILYVARQMTDPKDAITFLEKTKEKVKSNDESVILCKTSIGALKLEINDLPATKILIEEVEETLNNLPGVTSVHGRFYDLSSKYYRIVGNHASYYKDALRYLGCVDIKDLPETEKQERAFTLGLAGLLGEGVYNFGELLMHPVLESLRSTDKQWLIDTLYSFNGGNVEKFQAYKSAWGAQPDLAANEAKLMQKIQLLCVMEMTFTRPANNRQLTFHEIGQSAKIPVNEVELLVMKALSVGLIKGNIDEVDQKIQMTWVQPRVLDLQQIKGMKDRLDLWCGDVKNMAVLVEQQAHDILT; from the exons GTTGTGGCATCAATTGACCCTAAAGCTCACAGACTTTGTAAAAGACCCTTGCTTTGCCACAGGAGATGGCCTCATACAACTGTACGATAACTTCCTCAGTGACTTTGACCACAG AATCAACCCCCTGTCTCTGGTGGAGATCATCCTGTATGTTGCCAGACAGATGACAG ATCCTAAAGATGCTATCACTTTCCTTGAGAAGACTAAGGAGAAGGTGAAGAGCAACGACGAGTCGGTCATTCTGTGCAAGACATCTATTGGAGCCCTTAAACTGGAGATAAATGACCTTCCAGCCACAAAG ATATTAattgaggaggtggaggagacgCTGAATAACTTGCCGGGTGTGACGTCAGTCCACGGGCGATTCTACGACCTGTCCAGCAAATACTACCGCATCGTGGGGAACCACGCCTCTTACTACAAGGACGCTCTGCGCTACCTCGGCTGTGTCGACATCAAAGACCTGCCAG AGACAGAGAAGCAGGAGAGGGCTTTCACACTGGGTCTGGCTGGACTCTTAGGAGAAGGAGTTTACAACTTCGGAGAGCTG CTGATGCACCCAGTACTGGAGTCCCTAAGGAGCACAGACAAGCAGTGGCTGATAGACACATTGTACTCCTTCAACGGAGGCAACGTGGAGAAGTTCCAGGCCTACAAGTCTGCCTGGGGAGCGCAG CCTGACCTGGCAGCCAACGAAGCCAAACTGATGCAGAAGATTCAGCTGCTGTGTGTGATGGAG ATGACGTTCACTCGTCCCGCCAACAACAGACAGCTGACCTTCCATGAGATTGGACAGAGTGCCAAGATCCCCGTGAACGAG GTGGAGCTGCTAGTGATGAAAGCTCTGTCTGTGGGTCTGATCAAAGGAAACATTGACGAGGTGGACCAGAAGATTCAGATGACCTGGGTGCAGCCCCGAGTACTGGACCTGCAGCAG ATCAAGGGCATGAAGGACCGGTTGGACCTCTGGTGTGGGGATGTGAAAAACATGGCTGTGTTGGTGGAACAGCAGGCCCACGATATCCTCACTTAG